In the genome of Pseudomonas fluorescens, the window TGTCGCAGTTCGGTTTCAGCTATGAAACCCTGGCCGAAAAAGCCGTCAGTGTTCACGCCAGCGGCTGGAACATCATGGGCCCGGGCTCACTGCTCGCCAACCCGATAAACACCGTGTCGATGTCGCTGGGCCTGGTGTTCGGGATTGCCGGGCTGCCGCACATCCTGATGCGCTTCTTCACCGTGCCGAGCGCCAAGGAAGCCCGCAAGTCGGTGTTCTACGCCACCGGTTTCATCGGTTTCTTCTTCCTCGTGGTCTGCACCCTGGGTTTTGTCTCGATGGTGATCATCGGCACCGATCCGCAGTACTACGTCAATGGCGAAGTCGGCGGTGCCTTGATTGGCGGCGGTAACATGGTTGCCATGCACCTGGCCAAAGCTGTCGGCGGCAATCTGTTCTTTGGTTTCCTCGCCGCTGTAGCGTTCGCAACCATCCTTGCGGTGGTGTCCGGTCTGGCGCTGGCCGGTGCTTCGGCGATTTCCCATGACCTCTACGCCACCGTGTACAAGAAAGGCACCGCCAACGAGAAGCAGGAAATGCGCGTGACCCGCATGGCCACTGTGGGCCTGGGCATCATCGCGATTGTGCTGGGCATTGTGTTCGAGAAGATGAACGTCGCCATTCTGGTGGGCCTGACGTTCGGCATCGCCGCTTCGACCAACTTCCCGGTGCTGATCATGGCCATGTACTGGAAAGGCCTGACGACCAAAGGCGCGATCCTCGGCGGTTTTGCCGGGCTGATCTGTGCGCTGGCACTGGTGATCCTGTCGCCACCTGTCTGGGTGACCGTACTTGGTCATGCGCAAGCGATCTACCCGTACGACCATCCAGCGCTGTTCTCCATGCCGCTGGCCTTCCTGGTGATCATCGTGGTGTCCAGACTCGACCGCAGTGCGCGCGCCGACAAGGAGCGTGACGCCTACGCCGACCAATTCGTTCGCGCTCAGACCGGCCTCGGCGCTGCCGCCGCTTCCAGCCATTGACTGAAGGGGCACGGCCCGCCTGTGCGGCGCTGTGCCCGCAACACAATCGTCCCAACGAGGTTTACGTTATGCCCGAATTCAAAGCCCCGCTGCGCGACATGCGCTTTGTACTGCACGAAGTGTTCGACGCCCCGGCCATGTGGGCGCGCCTGCCGGCCTTGGCCGACAGCATCGACACCGATACGGCAGACGCCATTCTTGAAGAGGCGGCTAAAGTCACCTCGCACCTGATTGCGCCCCTCAATCGCAGCGGCGACGAAGAAGGCGCGCAGTGGCATGAGGGGCGAGTCACCACCCCCATCGGTTTCAAGCAGGCTTACGCTACCTACATCGAAGGCGGTTGGGTGGGACTGTCCGGCAACCCCGGGTTCGGAGGCATGGGCATGCCGAAAATGCTCGCCGTGCAGTTCGAAGAGATGCTCTACGGCGCCAACTCAAGTTTTGCGCTGTATTCGGCATTGAGTTCCGGTGCCTGCCTGGCGCTGGACGCCCACGCCAGCGACACCTTGAAAAACCTCTATCTGCCACCGATGTATGAAGGCCGTTGGGCCGGCTCCATGTGCCTCACAGAGGCCCATGCCGGCACCGACCTCGGACTCATCCGCACCCGCGCCGAACCTGAGGCTGACGGTAGCTACAAGATCACCGGCAGCAAGACTTTCATCACCGGAGGCGATCAGGACCTGACCGAAAACATCGTGCATCTGGTACTGGCCAAACTGCCGAACGCTCCTGCTGGTCCGAAAGGCATTTCGCTGTTTGTCGTACCTAAAGTGTTGGTCAATGCCGACGGCTCCCTCGGCGCTGCCAATGCCGTGAGTTGCGGCTCGATCGAACACAAGATGGGCATCAAGGCCTCGGCCACCTGCGTGATGAACTTCGACGGCGCCAGTGGCTGGCTGGTCGGTGAGGAGAACAAAGGCCTGGCGGCGATGTTCACCATGATGAATTACGAGCGGCTGTCCATCGGCATTCAGGGCATCGGCTGCGCCGAGGCGTCTTACCAGAGCGCTGTCGCCTACGCTCGCGAACGCCTTCAAAGTCGGGCACCCACCGGTGCCGTGGCCCCGGACAAACTGGCCGACCCGATCATCGTGCACCCGGATGTGCGGCGTATGCTGCTCGGCATGAAAGCCATGACCGAGGGCGGCCGCGCGTTCGCCAGTTATGTCGGGCAACAACTGGATCTGTCGAAGTTTTCCTGCGATGCCTGCGAGCGCGATAGTGCACAGAACCTGGTTGCGCTGCTGACGCCGGTGGCCAAGGCGTTTTTTACCGACACTGGCCTGGAAAGCTGCATCAATGGCCAGCAGGTTTTCGGCGGCCATGGCTACATCCGCGAATGGGGCCAGGAACAATTGGTCCGTGATGTGCGCATTGCACAGATCTACGAAGGCGCCAATGGCATCCAGGCATTGGACCTGCTCGGACGCAAAGTGCTCGCCGATAAAGGCGTCGTGCTTCGCCAATTCACCGGCGAGATTCGCCGTTTTGCCGCTCAGCCCGATGCACCCTATGCCGCACAGCTGCTCGATGCCGTGCAGCGGCTGGAGGACATCAGCGACTGGCTACACGACAGTGCCGCAACCAACCGCAACGAAGTCGGCGCAGCCTCGGTGGAGTATTTGCACCTGTTCGGTTACGTCGCCTACGCCTGGCTCTGGGCGCGCATGGCTCAGGTTGCCCGGCAAAAACGCTGTGAAGACGAAGATTTCTACGACGCGAAAATCGCCACCGCCGACTTTTACATCCACCGTTTGCTACCACGCATTTTGAGCCTGGAACAATCCGTTCGGGCCGGCAGTGCCTCGTTGTATGGCCTGAGCGCGGAACAGTTCTGACGATTGGGTCGACGCCGCGTCAAAAACTCCTCTCTTTGGGCGTTGGCGTTTTTTCTCCAGTAACCCTCGCCCCTCTGGCGAGGGCTGCTTCACACCTGCACTGCCCCTGGACATCGAGCCCCAGTCGCCCGGTGACAGACCCATGATTCCAAAAATAAAAACAAAGGAGCTTCACCATGGACCGCAACACCCGCATTCTCGCTACCCGAATCCTGCTCACTGGAGGCGTCATCAGCCTTTCAGCTCCGGCCGCTGCTGACTTCATCAAGGACAGCAAGGCCAGCCTTGAACTGCGCAACTTCTATTTCAACCGTGACTTTCGCCAAACCAATGCCGCGCAATCCAAACAAGAGGAGTGGGCGCAGGGTTTCCTGCTGCGCTATGAATCGGGATACACCGAAGGTTTGATTGGCGTGGGTTTCGATGCCCTGGGCCTTGAGGGCGTCAAGCTCGATTCCAGCCCTGATCGCGCGGGTTCCGGCCTGCTCAAACGCCACAGCAACCCCCGTAATGGTTCCCAGGACGAGTATGGCGAACTTGGCCTTACCGCTAAACTGCGCGCCTCCAAAAGCGCGCTGAAACTCGGCACGCTGATGCCTAAACTGCCGACGATATTGGCCAACGATTCACGGTTGCTGCCACAAACGTTCGAGGGCGGTCAGCTGACGTCGCTGGAGATTGAAGGCCTGACGGTGGATGCCGGACGACTGACGCAGGTCAATCAGCGCGACTCCTCGAATTACGAAGACATGAGCATCACCCGAACTGGCGCCAAAGGCATCACAACGCAAAATGCCGCCAGCGACACATTCGATTTCGCCAGCCTGAATTACAAATGGACCGGCAATCTCGCTACAGCCTACAGCTATGGGCATCTCGACAACTTCTACAGTCAACACCTGGTCAACCTGACCTACATGTTGCCGGTCACCACGGGCCAGTCGCTGAAGACGGATCTGCGCTTCGCCCGTTCTACGGACGATGGCGGCAGCAATGTGGACAACAATGCGCTCGGTGCGATGTTCACCTATAACCTCGGCGGGCACGCGTTTGGCCTGGGCTATCAAGGCATGAGCGGTGACACTGGTTATGCTTACGTTAACGGCGCCGACGCGTTCCTGGTGAACTTCGTGCAAATCGGCGACTTCGCCAGCAAGGACGAAAAGTCCTGGCAGGTTCGCTACGACTACAACTTCGCGGCCATCGGGGTGCCTGGCCTGACCTTCATGACCCGCTACATCAACGGCGACAACATCGACCTGGGCAATAACCGGCCAGAGGGCAAGGAATGGGAGCGCGATACCGACATCGGTTACGTCGTGCAAAGCGGCCCGCTGAAAAACGTCGGGGTGAAATGGCGCAACGCGACGGTGCGTTCGAGCAACTTTGGCAGCGATCTGGATGAAAACCGTTTGATCGTCAGCTACACCTTACCGATCTGGTAAGCGTTCCGCTCTGCGTCACTATTGCCCGGTACACCGGGGTTATAGCTGAAGGCTGCCTTGCGCAGCTTTCAGTTTTTCTCACTCCCGCCTTCATAGGAGTCGGCTAGCCGCGACGCGGCTCAAGGAGTGCGAAGCGCTTTCAGATGCCTATGCCAAACAGGTTGTCGAGGCTCATGATGAAAACCACTGACAAGTCGGGCGGTGCTTCAACGGCTGCGCCAATCCAGAAGGCGTCAACCGGCAGTGCCTGGCGCACCATGCCTGGCGGCATCTGGGCGCTAGGCTTCGTCTCGATGCTGATGGACATCTCCTCAGAGATGATCCATGCATTGTTGCCGCTCTACATGGTGACAGTACTGGGTACCTCCGTCTTGGCAGTGGGTCTCATCGAAGGAATAGCCGAGGCTACGGCCTCGATCACCAAGGTATTCTCCGGGGCACTCAGTGATCGATTGGGCAAGCGCAAACTGCTTGCGGCGCTGGGCTATGGGTTGGGGGCGCTGTCCAAACCGATCTTTCCTTTGGCAGGCTCGCTGGACTGGCTGACCGGGGCGCGCTTTATCGACCGCATTGGCAAAGGGATTCGCGGCGCCCCGCGTGATGCATTAGTGGCCGACATCACGCCACCTGCGATACGGGGGGCGGCTTTCGGCCTGCGTCAGACTCTGGATACCGTTGGTGCATTCCTGGGACCGTTGCTGGCGATTGGTTTGATGTGGCTGACCGCGAACCACTTCAAGACTGTGTTCTGGGTCGCCGTCATCCCGGCCTTCCTCGCCGTCGCGGTGCTGCTGTTGTTCGTCCATGAGCCCAGACAGGTGCAAGGGACGCAACGGGTGCGTACGCCCTTGAGCACGCGGGAATTGGCCCGACTGGGCGCCGGCTACTGGTGGGTGGTGGGTGTCGCTGCGGTGTTCACCCTGGCGCGCTTCAGCGAAGCCTTTCTGATCCTGCGCGGCCAGGCCGTTGGGCTGGCGCCGATGTGGGCGCCAGCGGTACTTGTCCTCATGGGAGTGGCGTACTCGCTGTCAGCCTATCCCGCCGGGGCATTGTCCGATCGTGTCAGCCGCGTGACGGTGCTCGGCGCAGGCCTGATATTTCTGATTGCTGCCGATCTGACGCTGGCGTTCGCGCCGGGTATCGCCGGCCTGGTCGTCGGCGTCGTTCTATGGGGGCTGCACATGGGGTTTACCCAAGGGACATTCGCCGCCCTGATCGCCGATTGCGCGCCGGCTGAACTGCGTGGGACGGCATTTGGCATGTTCAATCTGCTGACCGGGTTGGCCTTGCTGTTGGCCAGTGTCATCGCGGGGGCGCTGTGGGATACGGTTGGCTACCAGGCTACCTTCCTGACGGGAGGCGGCTTTGCTGTTCTGACTTTTCTGGGGTTGTGGGTGATCCAGGCGAAAGCTCAGGTTCGATAGCAACGCCCAGTCACTACCGACAGGACGGCAAGTCCGTCTGCCTCTGATCGATTGCAGCCCCTCACGTCCTCATCACCCACCGTGAGAGCCAAATCTTTTCTTCTGAGTAAAGTCGAAGTAACGAGCAGCTCAGTGACAGCACCGGACAAGGCAATTACAATTTGATTAACATCTAGCGACTTGAGCGATTGAATACCCCATGGAAAGCAAGACTGCGCGCCTCACTGTGCTCATTGATCCCGTCAAGAAAAAAGCTTTCGAGGAACTCTGTGCAGCACAAGACCTGACGCCTTCGCAGGTTGTCCGTCAACTGATTCGTGACTACCTGGACACCCACGGTGCCAGCTATTCGACCAAGAGTAAGCATGCCGCCAGTACCAAGTCATAACCTGACACGGGCAGCAAGCCTCTAACTCTAAATGGTCGACGTACCCTCTGCGAGACTGACCGCTTTAGCCAGCGCGGTGTTGAAGTCGGCGTGGTAATGCTCCGTGCCGATTTCTTGCAAGATACCCACCCTATCGAGCTTGTTGAGCACCTTCGTGTTCGCTTCGCAGAGTTTCACCACGATATTGCGCTTGTGCAGTTGCTGAATGACCTCCTCCAGCACCTGCAAGCCAGTGATATCCATAAATGGTACACGCTTCAAGCGAATAATCAGCAGGTGTGGATCGGTATGGGTCTGTGCCAAGACACGCTCGAAGGTCTCAGCCGCGCCAAAGAACAATGGCCCTTCAATCGTATAAATCAATGTCCCTGGCGGCAGGCGAGCATGGCCATTGGCCCTCAGCTCTTCTTCAAGCTCGTGCTCGACTACCTGTTGCACCTCCACAGAGGAGGCCATGCGGCGCATGAAGTGCAGCATCGCAAGAATGACGCCGATATTCACGGCGATCACCAAGTCACTGAACACCGTGAGGCTGAAAGTGATGAGCAGGATAGCTACGTCTGCGCGTGGGGCCCGCTGGACCATGCGTTTGAAGTGCTTCAACTCGCTCATGTTGTACGCGACCACGAAAAGAATCGCGGCCAGGGCGCACAGTGGGATGTTTGAGGCCAGAGGTGCCAGAAACAGAATAATAAGCACCAACGTGACCGCGTGCGTAATGCCGGCCAGCGGGCTCGTGCCGCCGTTACGGATATTGGTTGCAGTACGGGCAATGGCTCCGGTAGCTGCAAAGCCGCCAAACAATGGCGTGACCAGGTTAGCCACTCCCTGACCGATCAGCTCCTGATTGGAATCGTGCTTAGTGCCTGCCATGCCATCGGCCACCATTGCGGATAGCAGCGATTCGATCGCTCCAAGCATGGCGATAGTGAACGCCGGACCGATCAAATCGATGACGCGAGACAGCGTGATTTCAGGCAGGCCCAACGCTGGAAGGCCTTGAGGTATGCCACCAAATGCGCTGCCAATCGTGGCTACCCCCTCGAAATGAAAGGTTGACTGTATCGCCGTAGCTACCGCCATTGCGACTAATGGGCCAGGTACCCGTTTGAGTCCGGGAATTCTGGAAGCGGTGATGACCAGGAAAAGACTAAGTACAGCCAACAGGGTCGTGGCCATATGAAGATCCGGGAGCGCCTGGAGCAAATGCCAGAACTTTTCATGGAAATGCTCTCCACTGATCCTCGGTAATCCGAAAAAGTCTTTCCACTGTCCGACCCAGATGATCACGCCGATGCCTGCGGTGAATCCGACGATCACCGGATCGGGGATAAACTTGATGATTGCGCCGAGCCGGGCCATCCCCAGCAATAACAACATGGCACCCGCCATCATCGTGGCGATTTGCAGACCGTCAACACCATGCTTGGCCGTGACTCCCGCCAGAATCACGATGAACGCACCTGTCGGTCCGGCAATCTGCAAGCGGCTTCCGCCAAAGAGTGAAACCAGCAGACCACCGATGATTGCGGTGTAGATGCCTTGCTCAGGCTTGACGCCAGATGCAATGGCAAACGCCATTGCAAGGGGGAGCGCCACGACCCCGACGATCACGCCAGACACCAAATTGCGCAGCCAATGCTTTCGCCCCAACAACCCCGCCTTCCATGCCTCACCTATCGCAATCATGGCTAGCTCCTCAGTGGATGCATGTGCATAATATTAACATACAGTGATAATTGAAATGCCCTGATCCACTGCTTCGTGCGGCTGGAGATGTTTATAGAGAAAGTTCAGATGGAGCTGGGCGGGCATGCACTGCAAATAGAGAATCTTGAGAGCGCGTGTAGCGTGGTGACTGACATGAATCGTAAAACTGTGAAAAGCAAACACGCCGAAGGCGTGACCTTTGACACCCATGTGATCGCAAACCCGACCAACCCCAAGGAGTGGATCGTGTTTTTCAAGAAGGACGCCGGGAGAAGTTATTTCCTGGTTGATGACAACGAGGAAGTCGAGTCTTTCGGGCATCTGGATGACTTGATCGCCGAGCTTCGAGACTTGGGCCTCAAGACCGCTGAAATCCACTTTTAACCCTTGGATCACGCCCTGGAGACATGATCATGTCAGTGAACGTCGAGTACCTGTCCAGTCAAGGCGAAGCTCTTTGGTCTGTATGTTCTGGCATCAGGCGAGTTCAGTTTCGGCATGAAAAAAGTGCTCACGACTTTGCTGCCAAGCTCAAGGAGAGAATCGAGGCTCCGCATGTTTACCCTCAACGTGATCCGCCAGCGATAAATTAGCTGCCAGGGACATGCATGTTTGCGTTCAGCGAAGGCAATATAGTGAGCCGGTGCAACGGCGAACCCTGAGTATTCGTCATCGAGCGCAAGCGCACCTGCAGACGACCAGGTTCGCAAACCCTGAGATCATCTGGATGTAGTACTTTCATCAGGTCAACAGAACGGAAGCTGTTTTGGAAAGTAGCGCAGGCAAACGAGTTGTTGTCATTGGCGCAGGCATTGTGGGCGCGTCCGTGGCGTATCACCTGGCAGGCAAAGGCGCGAATGTCATCCTGGTCGAGGCTGAAGGTATAGCGTCCGGCGTGACCGGAAGCTCATTCGCTTGGATCAACACCTCACATAGCGGGCCCGATCCAATCGCAGAATTGCGTAGCGCCGCCACCCGGGAATACCGCCGCCTCCAAACCGAGCTGCCGGGTCTGAAAGTACGATGGACAGGCTCCCTGTCTTACAGCGCGAACCTTGATAGAGAGCTGCAAGACTCAGGCAACCCGCCTTCGGCAACCCTGGTATCTCGCTCCCGGATACTCGGTCTTGAGCCGAACCTCAAGAATCCCCCTCAACATGCCTTATATGAAGCCGAAGAAGGCGCGCTGGACGCAGTGGAAGCAACTCACGCCTTGATCGCAGGAGCCCGGAATCATGGCGCGAAAGTTCTTACGCATACTAAGGTGCTTGGCTTTTCAACTCAGAACGCAAAGGTGATGGGAGTCGAAACCGTAACGGGCATCATCGATGCAGACATTGTCGTACTGGCAGCGGGGACAGGCATCACGAAGCTGACTGAGAAGTTAAAGATATCCCTGCCAATAGAGGCCTCTGCGGCAATACTCATCCGCTACAAGACACAACCCAACCTCGTGAACACCATCATCTCCAGCCCTCAAATGGAAGTAAGGCAAAGCACCGATGGTACGTTGCTGGCGGCGGAAGATTATTTGGGAGACTCCCTGGAAAACCAGCCAGTAGAGATAGCGCTACGAACTGCCCGGGCCATCCAGAACGAACTCTATGGGATTACTTCCATTGATCCAGA includes:
- a CDS encoding cation acetate symporter, whose amino-acid sequence is MTLLRKLILAATGLLPTSIALAAPTMGAVEKQPLNLNAIGMFFVFVLGTLAITWWAARQTKSTSDFYTAGGGITGFQNGLAIAGDYMSAATLLGLSSLVFAKGYDGFIYTIGFFVGWPIITFLMAERLRNLGRYTFADIVSYRLDQNKVRIFAAFGSLTVVCCYLIVQMVGAGQLIKLLFGLDYPVAVMIVGALMLIYVIFGGMIATTWVQIIKAVLLLVGGTTLAVMAMSQFGFSYETLAEKAVSVHASGWNIMGPGSLLANPINTVSMSLGLVFGIAGLPHILMRFFTVPSAKEARKSVFYATGFIGFFFLVVCTLGFVSMVIIGTDPQYYVNGEVGGALIGGGNMVAMHLAKAVGGNLFFGFLAAVAFATILAVVSGLALAGASAISHDLYATVYKKGTANEKQEMRVTRMATVGLGIIAIVLGIVFEKMNVAILVGLTFGIAASTNFPVLIMAMYWKGLTTKGAILGGFAGLICALALVILSPPVWVTVLGHAQAIYPYDHPALFSMPLAFLVIIVVSRLDRSARADKERDAYADQFVRAQTGLGAAAASSH
- a CDS encoding acyl-CoA dehydrogenase C-terminal domain-containing protein, giving the protein MPEFKAPLRDMRFVLHEVFDAPAMWARLPALADSIDTDTADAILEEAAKVTSHLIAPLNRSGDEEGAQWHEGRVTTPIGFKQAYATYIEGGWVGLSGNPGFGGMGMPKMLAVQFEEMLYGANSSFALYSALSSGACLALDAHASDTLKNLYLPPMYEGRWAGSMCLTEAHAGTDLGLIRTRAEPEADGSYKITGSKTFITGGDQDLTENIVHLVLAKLPNAPAGPKGISLFVVPKVLVNADGSLGAANAVSCGSIEHKMGIKASATCVMNFDGASGWLVGEENKGLAAMFTMMNYERLSIGIQGIGCAEASYQSAVAYARERLQSRAPTGAVAPDKLADPIIVHPDVRRMLLGMKAMTEGGRAFASYVGQQLDLSKFSCDACERDSAQNLVALLTPVAKAFFTDTGLESCINGQQVFGGHGYIREWGQEQLVRDVRIAQIYEGANGIQALDLLGRKVLADKGVVLRQFTGEIRRFAAQPDAPYAAQLLDAVQRLEDISDWLHDSAATNRNEVGAASVEYLHLFGYVAYAWLWARMAQVARQKRCEDEDFYDAKIATADFYIHRLLPRILSLEQSVRAGSASLYGLSAEQF
- a CDS encoding OprD family porin, translating into MDRNTRILATRILLTGGVISLSAPAAADFIKDSKASLELRNFYFNRDFRQTNAAQSKQEEWAQGFLLRYESGYTEGLIGVGFDALGLEGVKLDSSPDRAGSGLLKRHSNPRNGSQDEYGELGLTAKLRASKSALKLGTLMPKLPTILANDSRLLPQTFEGGQLTSLEIEGLTVDAGRLTQVNQRDSSNYEDMSITRTGAKGITTQNAASDTFDFASLNYKWTGNLATAYSYGHLDNFYSQHLVNLTYMLPVTTGQSLKTDLRFARSTDDGGSNVDNNALGAMFTYNLGGHAFGLGYQGMSGDTGYAYVNGADAFLVNFVQIGDFASKDEKSWQVRYDYNFAAIGVPGLTFMTRYINGDNIDLGNNRPEGKEWERDTDIGYVVQSGPLKNVGVKWRNATVRSSNFGSDLDENRLIVSYTLPIW
- a CDS encoding MFS transporter, encoding MPGGIWALGFVSMLMDISSEMIHALLPLYMVTVLGTSVLAVGLIEGIAEATASITKVFSGALSDRLGKRKLLAALGYGLGALSKPIFPLAGSLDWLTGARFIDRIGKGIRGAPRDALVADITPPAIRGAAFGLRQTLDTVGAFLGPLLAIGLMWLTANHFKTVFWVAVIPAFLAVAVLLLFVHEPRQVQGTQRVRTPLSTRELARLGAGYWWVVGVAAVFTLARFSEAFLILRGQAVGLAPMWAPAVLVLMGVAYSLSAYPAGALSDRVSRVTVLGAGLIFLIAADLTLAFAPGIAGLVVGVVLWGLHMGFTQGTFAALIADCAPAELRGTAFGMFNLLTGLALLLASVIAGALWDTVGYQATFLTGGGFAVLTFLGLWVIQAKAQVR
- a CDS encoding ribbon-helix-helix protein, CopG family, whose product is MESKTARLTVLIDPVKKKAFEELCAAQDLTPSQVVRQLIRDYLDTHGASYSTKSKHAASTKS
- a CDS encoding SulP family inorganic anion transporter — its product is MIAIGEAWKAGLLGRKHWLRNLVSGVIVGVVALPLAMAFAIASGVKPEQGIYTAIIGGLLVSLFGGSRLQIAGPTGAFIVILAGVTAKHGVDGLQIATMMAGAMLLLLGMARLGAIIKFIPDPVIVGFTAGIGVIIWVGQWKDFFGLPRISGEHFHEKFWHLLQALPDLHMATTLLAVLSLFLVITASRIPGLKRVPGPLVAMAVATAIQSTFHFEGVATIGSAFGGIPQGLPALGLPEITLSRVIDLIGPAFTIAMLGAIESLLSAMVADGMAGTKHDSNQELIGQGVANLVTPLFGGFAATGAIARTATNIRNGGTSPLAGITHAVTLVLIILFLAPLASNIPLCALAAILFVVAYNMSELKHFKRMVQRAPRADVAILLITFSLTVFSDLVIAVNIGVILAMLHFMRRMASSVEVQQVVEHELEEELRANGHARLPPGTLIYTIEGPLFFGAAETFERVLAQTHTDPHLLIIRLKRVPFMDITGLQVLEEVIQQLHKRNIVVKLCEANTKVLNKLDRVGILQEIGTEHYHADFNTALAKAVSLAEGTSTI
- a CDS encoding FAD-binding oxidoreductase → MESSAGKRVVVIGAGIVGASVAYHLAGKGANVILVEAEGIASGVTGSSFAWINTSHSGPDPIAELRSAATREYRRLQTELPGLKVRWTGSLSYSANLDRELQDSGNPPSATLVSRSRILGLEPNLKNPPQHALYEAEEGALDAVEATHALIAGARNHGAKVLTHTKVLGFSTQNAKVMGVETVTGIIDADIVVLAAGTGITKLTEKLKISLPIEASAAILIRYKTQPNLVNTIISSPQMEVRQSTDGTLLAAEDYLGDSLENQPVEIALRTARAIQNELYGITSIDPELACVGLRPIPVDGIPIIGYLPDIGGVYVCAMHPGVTLAAIVGRLASEEIVNNKASSALDSCRPDRFFQT